In a genomic window of Gemmatimonas sp.:
- the flgC gene encoding flagellar basal body rod protein FlgC has product MSIDPTRRPALLPIPGQQTIRPMFRSLGIAASGLSAQRQRMETIAQNMANADVTRGPDGQPYKRKDVVMEAATSQNALYNSENFASTMGTAAASSSVLGSSAFEIATGDSRKAIEVPVLPTTGGVSGTIGGQYGVRVAGLAEDQGEGRLVYEPGHPDANDAGYVRYPDIDTTQEMVKLMDAKRIFEANAAVFQTAKSMLRASIDI; this is encoded by the coding sequence ATGTCGATTGACCCGACGCGCCGCCCTGCCCTGCTCCCGATCCCGGGCCAGCAGACGATCCGCCCGATGTTCCGCTCGCTCGGCATCGCCGCCAGCGGACTCAGTGCGCAGCGCCAGCGCATGGAAACGATCGCCCAGAACATGGCGAACGCCGATGTCACCCGCGGCCCCGATGGCCAGCCGTACAAGCGGAAGGACGTCGTGATGGAAGCCGCCACGTCGCAGAACGCCCTCTACAACTCCGAGAATTTCGCGTCGACCATGGGAACGGCCGCCGCCAGCAGCAGCGTGTTGGGCAGCAGCGCCTTCGAGATCGCCACCGGCGACTCCCGCAAAGCGATCGAAGTGCCGGTGCTGCCGACGACCGGCGGCGTGAGTGGCACGATCGGCGGTCAGTACGGCGTGCGCGTGGCAGGCTTGGCGGAAGATCAGGGCGAAGGCCGTCTCGTGTACGAGCCCGGCCACCCCGACGCCAACGACGCCGGCTATGTGCGCTACCCCGACATCGATACCACGCAGGAAATGGTCAAGCTGATGGATGCAAAACGCATCTTCGAAGCGAACGCCGCGGTCTTTCAGACCGCCAAGTCCATGCTGCGCGCATCGATTGACATCTGA
- the fliE gene encoding flagellar hook-basal body complex protein FliE, producing the protein MQNRIDLLTRAMPEFGGRDTGLSKQVPVIGEGENSFGNTLTKAINEVSDARDRSGDLTQRFAAGENVELHQVMAASEEAGLALDMMIELRNKVVEAYRSVIAMQS; encoded by the coding sequence ATGCAGAATCGAATCGATCTTCTTACCCGGGCGATGCCCGAGTTCGGCGGACGCGACACCGGCCTCTCCAAACAGGTGCCGGTCATCGGGGAAGGCGAGAACTCGTTCGGCAACACGCTCACCAAGGCCATCAACGAAGTGTCTGACGCGCGCGATCGCTCGGGCGACCTCACGCAGCGGTTCGCCGCCGGCGAGAACGTCGAGCTGCATCAGGTGATGGCCGCCAGTGAAGAAGCAGGTCTCGCGCTCGACATGATGATCGAGCTCCGGAACAAGGTCGTCGAGGCCTACCGGTCCGTCATCGCCATGCAGTCCTGA
- the fliF gene encoding flagellar basal-body MS-ring/collar protein FliF has protein sequence MNSLMESLFGRMGNGRQIAIIAVGVVATALVFGVSRWATQPTMVPLYADIPVENVKAMTDKLTETGIVYELDRTGSTILVASADLARARVNLAAEAMPTGGRPGLELFDKPSWGMTDFTQKVNYRRALEGELERTIGKLKNVEMVQVHLALEDAQMFKANERPSKASVTLKMAGGETPRAETVHGIASMVANSVGGLDPEHVTIVDERGQALTLEDEGSVAGLSSRQLSVQREVETYMEQKADKLLNSLVGAGNARVQVAASINFDKVERTVQAVDPERQALATEQKAEVTPSNPAQGAGYSTTATSYENTKSVESFSGAIGNLKKLTVAVLVADKVTMPVLDTTIKTAQTPIITVRTPEEIARIETLVRNALGVDSTRGDMISVVSAPFDMPTPIVQRDTVLPPQDMVAKLQANPKPVVAIAALVVLMVIALVSVSALKPKKSKAVAGGTPNLLPPNSGYPELPASSQMQSAMQGVNDYDEEQLEEPKRPVRLPPPPTTPEREQAMATVDQRPDAAVRVMRGWLRS, from the coding sequence ATGAACTCCCTGATGGAATCACTCTTCGGACGCATGGGCAACGGACGGCAGATCGCGATCATCGCGGTCGGCGTCGTGGCCACGGCGCTCGTATTCGGTGTGTCGCGCTGGGCTACGCAGCCGACGATGGTGCCGCTGTACGCGGACATCCCCGTCGAGAATGTGAAGGCGATGACCGACAAGCTCACCGAGACGGGCATCGTGTACGAGCTCGATCGCACCGGTTCGACGATTCTGGTGGCGAGCGCCGACCTGGCGCGTGCCCGCGTGAATCTGGCGGCGGAAGCGATGCCGACGGGCGGTCGCCCGGGTCTCGAGCTGTTCGACAAGCCGTCGTGGGGCATGACGGACTTCACGCAGAAGGTGAACTATCGCCGCGCCCTCGAGGGAGAACTGGAGCGCACGATCGGCAAGCTGAAGAACGTCGAGATGGTACAAGTGCACCTCGCGCTCGAAGACGCGCAGATGTTCAAGGCGAACGAGCGGCCGAGCAAGGCGTCGGTGACACTCAAGATGGCGGGTGGCGAGACGCCGCGCGCCGAAACGGTGCACGGCATTGCGAGCATGGTGGCGAACAGTGTGGGCGGCCTCGACCCCGAGCACGTGACGATCGTCGACGAGCGTGGACAGGCACTCACGCTCGAAGACGAAGGCTCGGTGGCCGGTCTGTCCAGCCGTCAGCTGTCGGTGCAGCGTGAGGTCGAGACGTACATGGAACAGAAGGCCGACAAGCTGCTGAACAGCCTGGTCGGCGCCGGCAATGCCCGCGTGCAGGTCGCCGCATCGATCAACTTCGACAAGGTTGAGCGCACGGTGCAGGCCGTCGACCCCGAGCGTCAGGCGCTCGCCACGGAACAGAAAGCGGAAGTGACGCCGAGCAATCCCGCGCAGGGCGCCGGCTACAGCACGACCGCGACCTCGTACGAGAACACCAAGAGCGTCGAGAGCTTCAGCGGCGCGATCGGCAACCTGAAGAAGCTCACCGTCGCGGTGCTGGTGGCGGACAAGGTCACGATGCCAGTGCTGGACACGACGATCAAGACGGCGCAGACGCCGATCATCACGGTGCGCACGCCCGAGGAAATCGCCCGTATCGAGACGCTTGTGCGCAATGCGCTCGGCGTCGACTCGACACGCGGCGATATGATCTCGGTGGTGAGCGCGCCATTCGACATGCCGACCCCGATCGTGCAGCGCGACACGGTGCTGCCGCCGCAGGACATGGTGGCCAAGCTGCAGGCGAACCCGAAGCCGGTCGTCGCGATCGCCGCGCTCGTCGTGTTGATGGTCATCGCGCTCGTGAGTGTGAGCGCGCTCAAACCTAAGAAGTCGAAGGCCGTGGCCGGTGGAACACCCAACCTGCTGCCGCCCAACTCCGGGTATCCGGAACTGCCTGCCAGCTCGCAGATGCAGTCGGCGATGCAGGGCGTGAACGACTACGACGAAGAGCAACTCGAGGAGCCCAAACGTCCCGTGCGTCTTCCGCCTCCGCCAACCACCCCGGAGCGTGAACAAGCCATGGCCACCGTGGATCAGCGTCCTGACGCTGCGGTTCGCGTGATGCGCGGCTGGCTTCGGTCGTGA
- the fliG gene encoding flagellar motor switch protein FliG: MIALPRGGGNSADKYSPDRLTGRQKVAIVCMAIGTEHAAKVTAGLHPEEAEIVALEMAQLDRVPPSIVDMVLAEWLELTLGVDSMSTGGVEFAKDVLEAAFGVAKAQQILKRIQGQLADSDRFGRLRRADPQQLGNTLRGEHPQTIALILAHLDPGHVAAILRELDPALGGDVMFRIAKMEKVSPEMISLVERAIGNEADLAFSQGMSSVGGPAAVAAVLNLVSTSLEKEVLDLVAEKDAHLSDQIKNLMFVFEDLSSLDDKSLQRLLREVDVKQLALALKAASPELKTKIMQTMSQRAVAGLREEMEFLGPVKMRDVEAAQTDIVSKVRALEETGEIVLSAGTDDVII, encoded by the coding sequence ATGATCGCTCTCCCGCGCGGTGGCGGAAACTCCGCCGACAAGTACTCACCCGATCGTCTCACCGGTCGCCAGAAGGTGGCGATCGTGTGTATGGCGATTGGCACCGAACACGCGGCCAAGGTCACGGCCGGCCTGCACCCCGAGGAGGCCGAAATCGTCGCCCTCGAAATGGCGCAGCTCGATCGCGTACCGCCTTCGATCGTCGACATGGTGCTCGCCGAGTGGCTCGAACTCACGCTTGGCGTGGATTCGATGAGCACCGGCGGTGTGGAGTTCGCCAAGGACGTGCTCGAAGCGGCCTTCGGCGTGGCCAAGGCGCAGCAGATCCTCAAGCGCATCCAGGGACAGCTCGCCGACAGCGACCGCTTTGGTCGGCTGCGTCGCGCCGACCCGCAACAGCTTGGCAACACGCTGCGCGGTGAACACCCCCAGACTATCGCGCTCATTCTCGCCCACCTCGATCCAGGCCACGTGGCCGCCATTCTGCGCGAGCTGGACCCCGCGCTGGGCGGTGACGTGATGTTCCGCATCGCGAAGATGGAGAAGGTGTCGCCCGAAATGATCTCACTGGTGGAACGCGCGATCGGCAACGAAGCCGACCTCGCCTTCTCGCAGGGTATGTCCAGCGTCGGTGGTCCGGCGGCCGTGGCCGCCGTCCTCAACCTCGTCAGCACCTCGCTCGAGAAGGAAGTGCTCGACCTGGTGGCCGAGAAGGACGCGCACCTCAGCGATCAGATCAAGAACCTCATGTTCGTGTTCGAAGATCTCTCGTCGCTAGACGACAAGTCGCTGCAGCGCCTGCTGCGCGAAGTGGACGTCAAGCAGCTCGCGCTGGCCCTCAAGGCCGCAAGCCCCGAACTCAAGACGAAGATCATGCAGACGATGTCGCAGCGCGCCGTCGCCGGCCTCAGGGAAGAGATGGAGTTCCTCGGCCCGGTCAAGATGCGCGATGTGGAAGCGGCCCAGACGGATATCGTCTCGAAGGTCCGCGCCCTCGAAGAGACCGGCGAGATCGTGCTGAGCGCCGGAACCGACGATGTCATCATCTGA
- a CDS encoding FliH/SctL family protein, translated as MRATAWSLDEFAVADGFGEFTPAETRVPAQTPGDLEADFQARLAVERSRSEAAAYSRGRADGERAARAGVDEEIASAMALLSEALNNVQLHESRWVSNAEENIAAIAVMVARHIVQREVNADPSFVRDVVQSAMAQYPLDQEITIRINPEDLNACRASIEEAGRREIRWISDASILRGGCLMEGRERIIDGRVDTALERAYRTLGGVHA; from the coding sequence ATGCGAGCAACTGCCTGGTCCCTCGACGAGTTTGCCGTGGCCGACGGCTTCGGCGAGTTCACGCCCGCGGAAACGCGGGTACCGGCTCAGACGCCAGGCGACCTGGAAGCGGATTTCCAGGCTCGCCTCGCGGTCGAGCGTTCGCGCTCCGAGGCGGCGGCGTACAGCCGCGGCCGCGCCGATGGCGAACGCGCGGCCCGCGCTGGTGTCGACGAAGAAATCGCCTCGGCGATGGCACTACTTTCCGAAGCGTTGAACAACGTGCAGCTGCACGAATCGCGCTGGGTCAGCAATGCCGAAGAGAACATCGCCGCCATCGCGGTGATGGTGGCGCGACACATCGTGCAACGCGAAGTGAACGCCGATCCGTCGTTCGTGCGCGACGTGGTGCAGAGCGCGATGGCGCAGTATCCGCTCGACCAGGAGATCACCATCCGCATCAACCCGGAGGATCTCAATGCCTGCCGCGCGTCCATCGAAGAAGCCGGTCGTCGCGAGATTCGATGGATCAGCGATGCCTCGATCCTGCGCGGCGGTTGCTTGATGGAAGGGCGCGAGCGCATCATCGACGGCCGTGTGGACACGGCGCTCGAGCGCGCGTATCGCACCCTCGGTGGAGTGCACGCGTGA
- a CDS encoding FliI/YscN family ATPase, translated as MLDAMQDRLARSERFGSYGRVTRVVGLVVEATGIDVGLGSLCRITSHSRDRSVLAEVVGFNERSVLLMPLGELDGLHAGASVQPLGRTFGVDVGPGLLGRVLNGLGHPIDGKGKLDTVERVPLSAEPPNPLTRDTIDRPLETGVRAIDGLLTIGRGQRVGIFAGSGVGKSTMLGMIARNAQADVNVIALLGERGREVREFIENSLGEEGLARSVVIVATGDQAALVRARGALVATAIAEYFRDQGKQVLLMVDSVTRVAMAWREIGLATGEPPTTKGYPPSVFANLPRLLERAGNATTGGITGIYTVLVDGDDFNEPVADASRSILDGHIVLTRRLAAQNHFPAIDVLDSKSRVKDAITNEVQRRAGSAMLRLEAAYREKEDLIMVGAYQKGSDPYVDAAIIYRQRVLEFLQQRPDEATPYGDTYSALAQIAEAIESSVRRRP; from the coding sequence ATGCTCGACGCCATGCAGGACCGCCTTGCGCGCAGCGAACGCTTCGGCTCGTACGGTCGTGTCACGCGCGTCGTCGGACTCGTGGTTGAAGCCACCGGCATCGATGTCGGACTCGGTTCACTGTGCCGCATCACCAGTCACTCGCGCGACCGGTCGGTATTGGCCGAGGTGGTCGGCTTCAACGAGCGCAGCGTGCTGCTCATGCCACTCGGTGAACTCGACGGCTTGCATGCTGGCGCCAGCGTTCAGCCGCTCGGTCGGACCTTCGGTGTCGATGTCGGCCCGGGACTGCTGGGCCGCGTGCTGAACGGCCTCGGCCATCCGATCGACGGCAAGGGCAAGCTCGATACCGTGGAGCGTGTGCCACTCTCGGCCGAACCGCCCAATCCGCTCACGCGCGACACGATCGACCGACCGCTCGAAACCGGTGTGCGTGCGATCGACGGACTGCTCACGATCGGGCGCGGTCAGCGCGTCGGCATCTTCGCCGGCTCCGGCGTCGGCAAGTCGACCATGCTCGGCATGATTGCGCGCAACGCGCAGGCCGATGTGAACGTGATCGCACTGCTTGGTGAGCGCGGTCGTGAGGTGCGCGAGTTCATCGAGAACTCACTGGGAGAAGAAGGACTCGCCCGTTCCGTCGTGATCGTGGCCACCGGCGATCAGGCCGCGCTTGTACGCGCCCGCGGTGCGCTGGTAGCCACGGCCATCGCCGAGTACTTCCGCGATCAGGGCAAGCAAGTGCTGCTCATGGTGGACTCGGTCACGCGTGTGGCGATGGCCTGGCGTGAAATCGGTCTCGCCACCGGCGAGCCGCCCACCACGAAAGGTTATCCACCCTCGGTGTTCGCCAACCTGCCGCGCCTGCTCGAGCGCGCCGGAAATGCGACGACCGGTGGTATCACCGGCATCTATACCGTGCTCGTGGACGGCGACGATTTCAACGAGCCGGTAGCCGACGCGTCGCGCTCGATTCTCGACGGCCACATCGTGCTCACGCGTCGCCTCGCGGCGCAGAATCACTTTCCAGCCATCGACGTGCTCGACTCGAAAAGCCGAGTGAAAGACGCGATCACAAACGAAGTGCAGCGGCGCGCCGGAAGTGCGATGCTGCGACTCGAAGCGGCGTATCGTGAGAAGGAAGATCTGATCATGGTCGGCGCGTACCAGAAGGGGAGCGATCCGTACGTGGACGCGGCGATTATCTATCGCCAGCGCGTGCTCGAGTTCCTGCAGCAGCGTCCCGATGAGGCCACGCCCTACGGCGACACGTACAGCGCGCTCGCCCAGATCGCCGAGGCCATCGAGTCGTCGGTGCGGAGACGTCCGTGA
- the fliJ gene encoding flagellar export protein FliJ: protein MSFKFRLQRILELREQHEQAKARALASARDTAEAAHRAKDEIANLRDHSKQQISTTANNGPRIGHLHQLGFVLASLDERVLLAADAAKLADSDVQKAQGMLEEAARDRRVLDRLKSRHADTWRADSAHKDRVAMDEIALAQFSRKAGLNAADDAASSNTPIDGSHS from the coding sequence GTGAGCTTCAAGTTCCGGTTGCAGCGCATCCTCGAACTGCGCGAGCAGCACGAGCAGGCGAAGGCGCGCGCGTTAGCGAGCGCGCGTGACACCGCCGAAGCGGCGCACCGCGCGAAGGACGAGATCGCGAATCTGCGCGATCACAGCAAGCAGCAGATCTCGACGACGGCGAACAACGGTCCGCGCATCGGACATCTGCATCAGCTCGGATTCGTGCTGGCGTCGCTCGATGAACGGGTGCTTTTGGCCGCCGATGCGGCAAAGCTTGCCGATAGCGACGTGCAAAAAGCGCAAGGCATGCTCGAGGAAGCGGCTCGCGACCGGCGCGTGCTCGATCGCCTAAAGTCCCGCCACGCCGACACTTGGCGCGCTGACAGTGCCCACAAGGATCGTGTCGCTATGGACGAGATCGCTCTGGCGCAGTTCTCGCGTAAAGCAGGGCTGAATGCGGCGGATGACGCCGCGAGCAGCAACACCCCCATTGATGGTTCGCATTCATGA
- a CDS encoding M15 family metallopeptidase → MNVMKAVTAAPRPERAAERAIERTTRPEIEPNETDASAETEKKRSVSRAEFSALLALISGAGSRVRSDLIQQLPAEGASLVDKLLDEAAAEQTADESTGDTLTGEGAFPGEKGLRTAVQHGSHDRAAQQAAQEVSEALRYGILNTSIDHARVGNTPTESSSDDIIDLPTYAKNRGTNGLLGISRAAQQISAQLGSQGEIEGERNALAVLSRIATKRGSSLEQLMAIGDVRGADARAALDALLAKAGTPAGTEIADSAAAAAAASASASALAAATAASAADPTTPIKDLDAVAPELRSRVQRVIDRMKGEYDHDVSIVETARSQERQDHLYEQGRTRPGAVVTWTRDSAHTRGDAVDVIVDGSWENAQGFARLQRIAKEEGLRTLGMKDPGHLELANHGERALASAAPQAFDKVTAAFQRQSSSAAQAASQAAPAGVAQVASVAGVAQVARVADANAAPASLGEGAAAYVAQANANKGANGEQNGNAFGRGARDENGHPINDGRKLGHTKQDAAGDTSGFGALHGNGQGSTQTTGAERAASVGQAAGSEQAQRVSEIQAMRADAPAGPLSRMTLNVDNANGTQDRITVDLRGNVVDTFISTDASSAERMKLRTGELQESLSRHGLDAESVRISGANKSEQHESSRAISSERDALRTNGATQTTSGEGAQSQSQRDRATGRDWDKQQDARREQKEQAAREQQREQANQRGWQNLFNGTK, encoded by the coding sequence ATGAATGTGATGAAGGCCGTGACCGCCGCACCGCGTCCGGAACGGGCCGCCGAGCGGGCGATCGAGCGCACCACGCGCCCCGAGATCGAGCCTAACGAGACCGACGCGTCCGCCGAGACGGAGAAGAAGCGCAGCGTGTCGCGCGCCGAGTTCTCCGCCCTGCTCGCGCTCATCTCCGGCGCCGGCTCGCGCGTGCGCTCCGATCTGATTCAGCAGCTGCCGGCCGAGGGCGCGTCACTGGTGGACAAACTGCTCGATGAAGCAGCCGCCGAGCAAACGGCCGACGAATCGACCGGTGATACGCTAACGGGTGAGGGTGCCTTTCCCGGCGAGAAGGGACTGCGAACCGCGGTGCAGCATGGCTCGCACGATCGCGCGGCCCAGCAGGCCGCGCAGGAAGTGAGTGAAGCGCTGCGCTACGGCATTCTGAATACGTCGATCGACCACGCGCGCGTCGGCAACACGCCGACCGAGTCGTCGTCGGACGACATCATCGACCTCCCCACGTACGCCAAGAATCGTGGCACCAACGGCCTGCTTGGCATCTCGCGCGCGGCGCAGCAGATCAGCGCGCAGCTTGGCAGCCAGGGAGAGATCGAAGGCGAACGCAACGCGCTCGCGGTGCTCTCGCGCATTGCAACCAAGCGCGGATCGTCGCTCGAACAGTTGATGGCTATCGGCGATGTCCGTGGCGCTGACGCCCGCGCTGCGCTGGACGCGCTGCTGGCGAAGGCAGGCACGCCGGCCGGTACCGAAATCGCGGACAGCGCAGCGGCCGCCGCCGCAGCTTCGGCTAGCGCGTCAGCCTTGGCCGCGGCCACGGCGGCCTCCGCCGCCGATCCGACCACACCGATCAAGGATCTCGACGCCGTCGCCCCGGAGCTCCGCTCGCGGGTGCAGCGTGTGATCGATCGCATGAAGGGTGAGTATGACCACGACGTCTCGATCGTCGAGACGGCGCGCTCGCAGGAACGTCAGGACCATCTGTACGAGCAGGGACGTACGCGTCCGGGCGCCGTCGTGACATGGACGCGCGATTCCGCGCACACGCGCGGTGACGCCGTCGATGTGATCGTGGATGGCTCGTGGGAGAACGCGCAGGGCTTCGCTCGATTGCAGCGCATCGCCAAGGAAGAAGGGCTTCGCACGCTCGGCATGAAGGACCCTGGACACCTCGAGCTCGCAAACCATGGCGAGCGCGCCCTGGCGAGCGCGGCTCCGCAGGCGTTCGACAAGGTCACGGCGGCATTTCAGCGGCAGTCGTCATCGGCCGCGCAGGCTGCATCGCAGGCCGCACCGGCTGGTGTAGCGCAGGTGGCAAGTGTGGCTGGCGTGGCGCAGGTGGCCCGCGTGGCCGACGCCAACGCTGCCCCCGCCTCGCTGGGCGAAGGCGCGGCGGCGTACGTTGCGCAGGCCAACGCGAACAAGGGCGCCAACGGCGAACAGAATGGCAATGCGTTCGGACGTGGTGCGCGCGACGAGAACGGACATCCGATCAACGATGGCCGGAAGCTCGGTCACACGAAGCAGGACGCCGCGGGCGACACGTCGGGCTTTGGCGCGCTGCACGGCAACGGCCAGGGCAGCACGCAGACGACCGGCGCCGAGCGCGCCGCGTCGGTGGGTCAGGCGGCCGGCAGTGAGCAGGCCCAGCGCGTGTCGGAGATTCAGGCCATGCGCGCGGATGCGCCAGCCGGTCCGCTCTCTCGCATGACGCTCAATGTCGACAACGCGAACGGGACGCAGGACCGCATCACCGTCGATCTGCGCGGCAACGTCGTGGACACGTTCATCTCGACCGACGCCTCGAGCGCCGAGCGGATGAAGCTGCGCACGGGTGAACTGCAGGAGTCGCTGAGCCGTCATGGCCTCGACGCCGAGAGCGTGCGGATCAGCGGTGCCAACAAGTCAGAGCAGCACGAGTCATCGCGAGCGATCAGCAGCGAGCGCGATGCGCTGCGCACGAACGGCGCGACGCAGACCACGTCGGGTGAGGGCGCACAGTCCCAGAGTCAGCGCGACCGGGCGACCGGCCGCGACTGGGATAAGCAGCAGGATGCTCGCCGCGAGCAGAAGGAGCAAGCGGCGCGTGAGCAGCAGCGCGAGCAGGCGAATCAGCGCGGCTGGCAGAATCTCTTCAACGGGACCAAGTGA
- a CDS encoding flagellar hook capping FlgD N-terminal domain-containing protein translates to MITATRNVASAFDPSTIKPSYATTDTTTGATPPVGAAEPSAKVSGLAKTSAMGQDEFLKMLVAQLKNQDPLNPMDGKDMAAQLAQFSTVEQLITMNKSMEAQAASAGATAEAIKSLETTQNERADELAQLIEGQMAMGTVGKIGVTTGNTTFLDKAGNGTIVVDSGTMKGGARVSLVNEKGQTVSTISLGEVKGGQMSFELGDYAQTPPLPAGKYTYKFEVATDGGQWQAAKTYTAGRITGMRYESGNPILIIGDSLSVPMSQLTQVRA, encoded by the coding sequence ATGATCACCGCTACGCGGAACGTCGCCAGCGCGTTTGATCCGAGCACGATCAAGCCGAGCTACGCCACGACGGACACGACGACGGGCGCGACGCCGCCGGTCGGTGCGGCCGAACCGTCGGCGAAGGTGAGTGGACTGGCCAAGACGAGCGCGATGGGCCAGGACGAGTTCCTCAAGATGCTCGTGGCACAGCTGAAGAATCAGGATCCCCTGAATCCGATGGACGGCAAGGACATGGCGGCGCAACTCGCCCAGTTCTCGACCGTCGAGCAGCTGATCACGATGAACAAGTCGATGGAGGCGCAGGCGGCGTCGGCCGGTGCCACCGCCGAAGCGATCAAGTCGCTCGAGACCACGCAGAACGAGCGCGCCGACGAACTCGCGCAGCTCATCGAAGGACAGATGGCGATGGGCACCGTCGGCAAGATCGGCGTGACCACGGGTAACACCACGTTCCTCGACAAGGCCGGCAACGGTACGATCGTGGTGGACAGCGGCACCATGAAGGGCGGCGCGCGCGTCAGCCTGGTGAACGAGAAGGGCCAGACCGTCAGCACCATCAGTCTGGGCGAAGTGAAGGGCGGGCAGATGTCGTTTGAACTTGGCGACTACGCGCAGACACCACCGCTCCCCGCCGGCAAGTACACGTACAAGTTCGAGGTCGCAACGGATGGCGGCCAGTGGCAAGCAGCGAAGACGTACACGGCCGGACGGATTACCGGCATGCGGTACGAAAGCGGCAACCCCATCCTGATCATCGGCGATTCACTCAGCGTGCCGATGTCGCAGCTCACCCAAGTGCGCGCCTGA
- a CDS encoding flagellar hook protein FlgE — protein sequence MLRSLFAGVSGLRNNQVRMDVIGNNIANVNTVAFKAGRVTFKEGFAQLLQGASRPPGDQGGINPVQIGLGMQIGSIDQIFNQGNLETTGLNTDVAIQGDSFFVVRKGNQSFYTRAGNFQVDANGQMVSPANGFIVQGRMYDNGILQDGIQDIRLPFGQKVSAKPTTEAVLAGNLNASAPVFQGDFQDPIDRALPINEKSWTESQIAVFDSQGTKRDIKIQMWKTGPNSWDWQIDPIASGVIENFQTDSNSPPSDIELPTPTAGYEILPANVKVYSSSGTEYLSPADYSFSSGPPPAVQFTTSMPSSSEIKISYFMSPTAATASENSGTFTFDSAGIMNTNISAAINFAVPGANPVQLNLKLNGGVSGLTQFASTASTAVLRDQNGYTAGTLQNFSIDRFGLITGFFTNGTTSSLAKIVLADFNNPSGMLRIGDNMYQESANSGGAVLGFALEGSQSQLTSGALEMSNVDLAQEFTNMIVAQRGFQANGKVVSTSDEMLQELMSIKR from the coding sequence ATGCTTCGTTCTCTCTTTGCCGGTGTGTCCGGCCTGCGCAACAACCAGGTGCGCATGGACGTGATCGGTAACAACATTGCGAACGTGAACACGGTGGCCTTCAAGGCGGGCCGTGTCACGTTCAAGGAAGGCTTCGCACAGCTGCTGCAGGGCGCGAGCCGTCCGCCTGGAGACCAGGGTGGTATCAACCCGGTCCAGATCGGCCTCGGCATGCAGATCGGCTCGATCGACCAGATTTTCAATCAGGGCAATCTCGAAACGACCGGCTTGAACACCGACGTCGCGATTCAGGGCGACTCGTTCTTCGTCGTGCGAAAGGGCAACCAGAGCTTCTACACGCGCGCCGGCAACTTCCAGGTGGACGCGAACGGTCAGATGGTGTCGCCGGCCAACGGCTTCATCGTGCAGGGTCGCATGTATGACAACGGCATTCTGCAGGATGGTATTCAGGACATTCGCTTGCCGTTCGGCCAGAAGGTGTCGGCCAAGCCGACGACCGAAGCCGTGCTGGCGGGCAACCTGAACGCCTCAGCCCCCGTGTTCCAGGGCGACTTCCAGGATCCGATCGATCGCGCGCTGCCGATCAACGAGAAGTCGTGGACGGAGTCGCAGATCGCCGTGTTTGACTCGCAGGGTACGAAGCGTGACATCAAGATTCAGATGTGGAAGACCGGCCCGAACTCGTGGGATTGGCAGATCGATCCGATCGCCTCGGGCGTCATCGAGAACTTCCAGACGGATTCGAACTCGCCGCCCTCTGACATCGAGCTCCCGACGCCGACCGCCGGCTACGAAATCCTGCCGGCCAACGTGAAGGTGTACAGCTCGTCGGGCACCGAATACTTGTCGCCGGCCGATTACAGCTTCTCCAGTGGTCCGCCGCCGGCCGTGCAGTTCACGACCAGCATGCCGTCGAGCTCCGAAATCAAGATCTCGTACTTCATGAGCCCGACCGCAGCAACGGCGAGCGAGAACAGTGGCACGTTCACGTTCGACAGCGCCGGCATCATGAACACCAACATCTCGGCCGCGATCAACTTCGCGGTGCCGGGTGCGAATCCGGTGCAGCTCAACCTCAAACTCAACGGCGGCGTCAGCGGCCTCACGCAGTTCGCCTCCACGGCGTCGACCGCCGTGCTCCGTGACCAGAACGGCTACACCGCCGGTACGCTGCAGAACTTCAGCATCGACCGCTTCGGTCTGATCACCGGCTTCTTCACCAACGGTACCACGTCGTCGCTGGCCAAGATCGTCCTCGCCGACTTCAACAATCCGAGCGGCATGCTCCGCATCGGCGACAACATGTACCAGGAGTCGGCCAACTCCGGCGGCGCCGTCCTCGGCTTCGCGCTCGAAGGCTCGCAGTCGCAGCTCACCAGCGGCGCGCTCGAAATGTCCAACGTCGACCTCGCGCAGGAATTCACGAACATGATCGTGGCCCAGCGTGGCTTCCAGGCCAACGGCAAGGTCGTCTCGACCTCCGACGAAATGCTTCAGGAGCTGATGAGCATCAAGCGCTAA